The genomic region CGCTTGCTTTTCTTGATGCGCTCTTTCTTGGGTAGGTTTGCCAGTCTCTTCTCTAGGTTGACATCGCACTCGCACTCGTCTAGGAGGGAATGCCCTGGAGAGAGTACCGCCGCTGCTAACCAGGTGCCGGAGGATTGGGCAGGCAGACAGAAAAGCGTCCGATCGCCCGGTGTAGCTTGTCCTAACCAGCTTTGGATCGCGCTGATGAGCGCATCCACAGTATCGGCTACGGGAGGACAGGGCTGCGAGCAGGGGAGAGTTCCCCAGTTGTTCTGCTGCGCTAGTTCTGTCACCGCTGCTCCACAGTTGTCATATTGACAAGTCGATACATCCACATCTACATGAATGATTAGCAAATCAAAGCCCATCAAAGTGGGGTCAGTATCGAGGGAGCAATTATGCCTCTGTTGTGCCGCGTGACACCATTTCAGCACACCGCCCCAACCGCCTCCCATTTGCGGTTGAGTCGCTTCGGGTTGCAGGAGCGTCATTATGAATGGATTGGGTAACACGGCTTTAAGGGCGGCTTGAATCACTTCAAAATCCGTTGGCCCTTCGGCTACTAGGGCAATTTTTAACGTATCAGACATTGGGGACCGCTCCTAGATGCCCCATAATCCAGAGACGTGATAGGGGATATTGCTGGTTTAGTTTAGTGAGTTCGGGGGTGAGTGTCAGGCGACGGATACAGGTTTGACCGTTGCTATTGCGCTCTACGACAAAGAGACGCACCTCAGAATCAAGTAAGTCCAGACCATCGAGGGCGGCGGGATTATGGACTGTTAACAGAAGTTGACGATCGCTGTCATGATCCTGAAGCCAGCCGGAAAGACGGGAAATCAGTCGTACCAGCAGCCGGGGATTCAGGGCTTGGTCCAGATTGTCGATCGCCAGTAGTCGGGGAGCTTGGGGTAGGAGGCACAGCACCGCCGCAAAGATGACGTAAAGTGCGCCTTCGCTGGCATCGTAGGCGGTAAGTTCGTTGCGGCTTTGGTTCATAAAGCGATCGCTGAATTTCAGGAGTAGCTTAGTCCGAGGCACCTTGGGCGAGAGCAGGTTAGTTCCATAGCTGGTGGTTTGGATATCAGCCACCCAGTCGATCAACTCCAGTACTCGATCCAGAATCTCCTCACCCTCTTGCCCTCTGCCCTCTAAGTGTTGACGCAGGGCGGCAAACCCTTCGGCGAGTAGTCCCCCACTCAGACCTAGGGGGAGACGCGATTGTTGGTCGGGGACGATGCCACGCAGGGTGGGGGTGTTCGGGCAATAAATGGCGAATTCCTGGAGGCGCTGCATGAGTTGAGCAGCGGCATTATTGGGGGCTAGATCCACCAACTGCAAGGCAGCCAAACCTGCTTTGGGGTTGAGGTTCTTCTTGTTGCGAATGCCATCAGAAAGGATTTCCTCATAGCCGTCGCTGAGGACTTCGGTTTTATAGGACCAAGCGGGTTCAGGGGAATCGAGGGGATTAAGCAAAGAAACCCGATAGGCTTCGTTGTTTGAGCCTGTGACCCCAATGGCAATGTGGGCAGGAGTGCGGTCTGTCGCAAAGGAGCTTTTATACAGCCGGGGTAAGCCTGCCCGCACTCCACGACGCAGCAGGCTTTCATCATCGACGACTCCATTGGCTGCGGCTCCCAAGACTCCCAAGGCTTCCAGTAGGTTGCTTTTGCCCGCTCCATTGGCGCCGATGAAGCAATTCACTCTGCCTAGTTCTAGGGTGGCGGAGTAAATGGACTTGAAGCCTCGGATTTTGACCTCACGGATCGTTGGCTGTCCTGGGTTGATGGTAGTACGATCTAGTTCGGCGATCGCCATGAGATTCCTTGAACTATCTTGGTCAGAACTTTTCCTTCATTCTGACATGGAGGCGATCGCGATCGTGACGAGAAACCGGGTTTCTAGTGAAATCTTGGTTAGGATACAGAAACCTGACAATGCGATCTCCCCTCTATTTTTCGGTAAAATAAATCTGGGTATTTTTTACCACAGAACTCGAACACAAAGAATGGATTTTAAAGGAGGGCGATCGATGCTCCCTATTTTTCAAAAAAATCAACCCGGTTAACCACACTATTTAATTTAACTCGTTTAACTCGTTCCCAGGCTCCAGCCTGGGAATGCTTACAGGGAGGCTCTGCCTCGAGTAAACCCAATTTACTTGAATACAATCCATATAACTTTTGTTTTTACATAAGTTATATGGATTTGTATGGCAAAGTTTATAGTTTTTTATGCGCGACCGCCATAATTTTTCATGGCGGTGAGGATATCATTTTTCGTACCCTCCATGAACCGTTTGGCTAATCCAATTTTAAAATTATCAATGTCTGTAATCAAACAAAGAAAGAAATTGTCTGATACTCGGATGACATAAATTTTGTTGTCGTTAGTTACTAACTCCATTTCTGTTAAAATAATATTTTCTTGGAGTAGATTACGCACCTGAGACATACATACATCCCCGATAAACTCGTCATTTTTACTTTCATCTTTTGGATAAGAAGAAATTACGCTATATTCGGCATCAATACTTAGTAAAAATACTATTTTAATGCCATTAAACTTATCTTTAAAAGAGCGCAAAATTGAACTGAGATTCTCGTCTATTGGAAAATTTTTGTTGCCAACCATGATGTTTGTTCCTCCACTTAATCAATTGCTGAAAATATTTGAGCTTAACCTCTGTGCTGTACAAAGATTACTCCGGTGCATCCTTGCTCTGTATGCACAGTTGTCATTTGATAAGTAGTTCTTTCCTGGTCTGGTAAGGTATTGGGAGCCAGATATTTTCTAACGGCTCCAACAAAACAACCCAGTCTTTGACATGGGAACTGTCTTAGATTTTCAGGTTTATTGAAGTCTTGCTGATTTATTCCAGCTTTGTCTTTGCAACCTTGACTGTAACCACAATGAGGGATGGTAATGTCAAGTTCATCTATTCTTCCTTCTCTGAGTGTAATTGTTGGTCTATTTTGTTCTGTCCACATACTGGCGGCAATTAAGTTTTCAATATGATGTTCAATAGCAGCCAGCATTGAATCATATTGTGGTTCCATAATTGCTGTAATTAGTCCTAATTCCAGCAACCTCTTAGTCCAATCTTCTACTGCATAACAATAGGCTTCATCAACAATTCTTTTCGGTGTTGCCCTACCGGCATACTCACGAATTGCTTTTTCGTATGCTACTGCCCAACTTTGCAGTAGTTCTCTGTAGATATTTTGACCTTGAATCATTTGATTTAGCTACCTCCTCTGTTCAAATCATTTATCAATCTCAACTTCCAAACGTCTTTGTAAATCACTCAGCTTATTTCTAATATCTTGATTGCCATTAGGACTAGGAAAATATGTGCTCACGATCCTAGAAATGGCATTGTAAACGGGGGCTTTCTTAGATTTTTCCCCAAACTCCAACAGATCGTCATATATGTCATGTAAGTCTTGAAATACCGGCTCTGCAAATATCTGGAAATATTCGATTTTTTTCTCTTCATCGTCAATTTTACTAAGGTTGGAATGAATTCGACTAAACATGGTCATTATACCATTATTTCCCCAGGCTAAGTTTTGAATATTTGCCTGGTATTCTGCCATTATATTTCCTGATTTTGATTGTTTACTCTTGAGCCTAAGCTTTTGTAAGCACTTTATATAGCAAATAAAAATTTTATATTTTTTTGATAAATGTTGATTAAAACTATTATCGTCTTGACCCAAATCTTCTACTTGTTCTATTACTTTGAACCAAGTTAAAAATATTCTTTTGAATTCATCGCTTGGGAGAAGAATTACTTCGTCAATAATTATATCAACAATTTGGGCTGTATATAATATATCTTCTTGTTTTTTCAAAAGCTCAAGCAGCGTATCAACAACATCTTTTTTGATTTCTGGAATGATTGACGAATTATTGAATTGGTTTAAGAACTCTTTGATGGGTTTAATTTGGTCGTTATCTGAATCTTGATTTTTTTTACTTCCAGAATCAATCAGTTTGTCCAAACTTCTGTTTATCTTTGGAAGCAAATTATTTTCGTATTTTTTATACTCACTTATTTTCTCTAAATCTTTTATGGTTTGCGTTATCTTTTCTGGACATAGTAAATTTGGCTGTTTTTCTGTAACCACAATAGCCCAGGGAAGTTTTTTATTTAAAAAAGCTTCTATCTGGGGGATGGGTACAACCAATGGCATAAATGAACTCAATAGCGACATTAATATAGCTGGTTTATTGATGGCATTTGTAAATTGGTTTGAGACAATTAAACCTAAAAATAAAGTAATCCATAAAAAACAGATAATAATGAACCCAATTTCTTGAAGAGATACTTGTTTAAAATTTAGATTATCTTCACTGTTTTCCTTAATTGAAGATACCTGGAAATATAGCTGACGCATATACCGCAGATACACAGCCCCTATAACTAGAATTGTCGCCTCCACAGAGATGAAAGAAACTAAAAAATACATCATAAGGATTATCACCAATAATGATTATTTTACTTAACCATCATTTTAGAAACTGAGGATTACATGATTGCCAGCCAATAAATTTTCAAACACCAGCATTTCTAATTCTGTTATTAATGACTCTATTTTATTTATTTTTGATGGTTATTGTATCCGTGCATTAGGACAATTTTGCCCTATGGTATTGTGTAGAAATTTAAGTTTTTTAGGTTTTGTTTTATCGCATTTTATTTTAGTTAAATATCTTACTATTTTTGAATTGAGTTAAAATTCGATTTATTTTCCCCTATTATTTTCTCACCTTAATTTTCAGTTTGCCAACCCCATAAAAGTGTAATTCAAGGGGGAATTTTTGACAGTTGTAAAAGTTAACAAGTGGGAAAATGTAGGATTTTATTGCCAAAAAGGGGAAAATGTGTGATAATAGGGGGTCAAAAGGAACAAAATTTACAACCTCATTTAGCAGCTATGGAGATTCAAGAGGCTTTGCAGTGGACTGATGAGCTGATTTTTGCCAGAACCGGGCAGCATCTGGACTCGCTGCAACGGGCTATTTTGGAGGGGGTATGGGAAGGTAAAGGATATAAGGATATCTCTGAGGAATACCACTGTAGCAACGATTATGTGCGAAAGTCGGCATCGGAATTGTGGAAACTCTTATCTGACCTGTTGGGAGAAGATGTTAAAAAGAAGAATGTGCGATCGCTCATCGAAAATGGAATCTTCTATTCCTTTAATACAGGGAGCCTCCACATTGGTAACAAGATAAATGTCTGTAACGATCTATACAATCACTCAAAAAAAAACGATCGCCCTCCATCCCTAGCAGCAAATCAGAACCCCGCCACGACCTCAGCCAAGCACCGGAATATAACTGCCTCTACAACCGTACCGAGCAACTGGCTACCCTCAAACAATGGATACTCGAAGAAAATAGCCGCATTGTCACCCTAACCGGACTATCAGGGATTGGGAAAACCGCCCTAGCGAGACAACTGGTAGAACAAATAAAAGACAACTTCGATCGCATCCTGTGGCGCACTCATCGCAAATTTCCCACCCTGAACGCCCTGCAAAGCAACATCATCGAATTTATCGCCCCAACGCCCCCCATCCAAAACCCATCAATCGTCAACTACTTAAACTCTCGCAACTCCCTTGTAGATCATCTGAAAAATCAGCGTTGCTTAATCATTCTTGACGACTTCCAAGAAACCTTAACCCCTGGTGAGTTAGTCGGCAATTATCGCCTAGAATATCAAAATTATGGTCAATTAATTAATGAAATTGCTCAACACGCTCATTACAGTTGTCTGCTGCTGCTTAGTTGGGAAAAAACTCTAGAAATCGCCACCCTAGAAACTGAAAACCCCTATTGTAAAACTTTACAAGTAGCGGGTTTAGGTAAATTAGCTACCCAAATTCTCAGCGACAGAAAACTCAAAGACCACAAAAAATGGTCAGAACTCATCCAACTTTACAACGGTAACCCTTTATGGCTGAAGATCGTCGCCTCCACTATTGTCGATTTATTTAATGGTAGCGTTCGAGAATTTCTCTCCTATCCCACCCTATTTTTAGGAGACTTAGAACCCATCCTCAAACAACATTATCAACGCCTTTCAGAATCCGAGAAAATACTGCTTCAGTGGTTAGCCAACCAAGATCGCCCTGTAAACATTAGCCAAAAACCTCCAGAACTTTTAGCCGATCGCGACTTCTTAAAAGCGATTCAATCTTTAACTAGACGAAATTTACTGGAAAAATCAGCAGGTTTAACACTACAACCTGCGATTAAACAATATGTGAAGAATTTAATTTCATAGACTATAGAAGTCATTAATGAGTTAGAAGTACAAGAAGATAGAAATTGAAGCCACTTTTCAAGTAAATTAAGTCCGAATTCGGTAGATGAATTCCCCTTTACACGAAAATGAGAGGGTTGAGAATAAGAATTTTAGGGATTTAAAATAAATCTCGATTAGAATGCCTGAATCCACTCTTTAACCTCGTATTCCGTCCAGATTCCATGCTGCCAATAGGGATCGGACTCGATCGCCCGCCGAACGGTTTCCGCATCGGGGGCGTCGTAAATCGCAAACACTTTACTCAGATCGGCGGTAGGACCGATGGTAACAATTAATCCCGCTTCTTTCTGTTGTTTGATTCCGGCTAAATGAGCTTGGCGAAACGGTTCTCTTTTTTCGAGAACACGATCGCAGTAGCTGCCCCACATCACATATTTTGGCATTTTAATATTTATTTTTATAGTCATTTCAATTTAGATTGAGACAGATTCTGGCATTTACAGCGCCTTTAAGAGTGAGTTTACCCACACCCTGTAGAGGTGATTCGCGAATCACCTCTACACAGATATTGTATCTCATTCTTATTTGAAACCACAATATTTAAAACAACCCGAGAAAAAGAAAAAGTTTCTCTCCGCAAATTGAGAAAAGGTGAGGACGGGCAAAATGCCCGCCACTCCCTCGGATCTCAAGGGAATCTTTCCCTAACTTCTCAAACTGACCTCAAACTGTTTCACCAACAGATCGCGTACCTTTTGATGAGTCTTTTCGACCTCTTCATCGGTTAAAGTACGATCGCCGCCCCGGTAAATCAAACGAAACGCCAAACTGCGCTGTCCTTCCGGGACATTTTGACCGCGATATTCGTCGAACAAATCCACCGATTCGAGTAAAGAACCGCCCGCTTTTTGCATCACTTTAGCCAATTGGGCCACCGACAACTCTACCGGAGAGAAGAAGGCCAAATCGCGACCGGAGGCGGGATAGGGGGAGAAGGCGACGAATTTCTGACCGCCGATTTGCTTGCTCAACGCCTGCACGATCGGGTCTAAATCCATTTGGAAAACGTATACTTCCTCGGGTAAATCCCGGTCTTGCCTCACTTGCGGGTGCAGTTGTCCGAACACGCCGATCGCCTTGCCCCACAACCAGATCGAGGCGGTGCGTCCCGGATGCAAGTGAGTTTGACAATATTCGGCAAACAAGGGATGCAAACCCCGATCGCCTTGATTGAACGGGCGATAGTCGAGGGCGAGTCCGAGGCGATCGCACGCACTTTCTAACATCCCCTTAGCTTCGTACCAACTCATCCCCCGTTCGCGTCCGCCGCGTACCCAGCGACCGCGACTCGGATCGCCGCCCATCATCCCGGCGATCGCCTCTTTTTCGTGAGATCCTTCCTCACTTTTCCAGAACACCCGTCCGATTTCAAAGCCGTTGAGGGGGCCGTTCCCTTGTTCTAAGTTGTAGACGAACGCATCCACCATTGCGGACAGCATCTCGGTCCGCAAGGCGGAATACTCCACAAATAAGGGATTGTGCAGGGCAATTTGGGTCTCGTCGGTGGCTTTGACGAGGGAATAGTGCATCAACTCGGTCAATCCGGCGGCGCGCAAGGCGGCGCGCAGTTCGCGCAGGACTTGTTGGGGAACGGTCAGATCGCCGCAGGCACTTTGATTCGGCAGGGTCGCACAAAAGTTATCGTAACCGTAGAGACGGGCGATTTCTTCGATTAAGTCGATTTCCCGTTCCAAATCCCGGGCGCGGTACGGCGGAACGGTGACCGTCCAAGTTTGAGAATCGCCGTCTGCTTCTAAGGTACAGCCGAGGGCGGTTAAAATGCGCTCTACGGTGTCCCCATCCAGTTGTCCGGTGCCGTCCCCTTGGCGGATCGGACCGAGGACGTGGTTGACGCGATCGAGGCGTAGGGCGATCGCCCGACTCCACTGAGTGCGATCGCCGCGCGCGTCCGCCTGTGCTTGGGAGAGGACTTCACCCCCCGCCAGTTCTTCGATCAGGGCGATCGCCCGACGGCAAGCCATTTCCAATTCCGCCTGGTTGACCCCGCGTTCGTAGCGCGCCGAGGACTCGCTTCGCAGCCCCTGACTGCGCGCCGATCGCCGAATCGCCGCCGAATCGAATAACGCCGCTTCTAAGACTAAATTCTCGGTGTTCTCGTCTACTTCAGTCTCTTCGCCACCCATCACCCCGGCGAGGGCCACCGCCGCATCGTTGGCGGTAATCACCAGAGATTCGGGTTTGAGGGTGCGCTGTTGTCCGTCGAGAGTTTTTAAAGACTCGTCGGCGCGGGCGAAACGGACGCCAATGGTGAGGGCGTCGCCCCCTGCGACCTGCTCTAATTTGGCGCGATCGAAGGCGTGCAGGGGTTGACCCCATTCGAGTAAGACGTAGTTGGTCACGTCTACGACATTGTTAATCGGGCGGACTCCGGCGGCTTCGAGGCGTTGCTGTAACCAGGCGGGAGACGGGCCGATCTTCACCGAGGCGATCGCCGTTCCGATATACGCCGGACAGGCTTGAGATTCGCTCACCTCTACCTTCAGCGACTCGTCACCCGTCGGGAAGGCGCGAACGTCCACGGCGGGCAAGCGCAACGGCGCCCCGGTCAAGGCGACCACTTCCCGGGCGACGCCGACCATACTGAGGGCGTCGGCGCGGTTGGCGGTGGAGGTCAGATCGAGAATTACGTCATCGAGGCCCAACAGGGGACGGGCATCGCTGCCGACTTCGAGGGGATCCCCTGAGAAAATATGAATTCCGGCGGATTCTTTAGCCAGACCGACTTCGGCGAGGGAGCAAATCATCCCGGCGGAGGGGACGCCGCGCAGTTTGGCTTTTTTAATTTTGAGGTCGATCGTGGGCAGATAGGTGCCGACGGTGGCGACGGGGACGTAAATCCCGGCTTTGACGTTGGGGGCGCCGCAAACGATGTTGAGGAGGTCTCCAGCGCCGACATCGACTTGACAGACGCTGAGTTTATCGGCATCCGGGTGGCGATCGCAGGTGACGACTTTACCGACGACGACGCCATCGGCCCAACGGCGGCGGTCTTCAATCTCTTCGACTTCAAACCCAGCCATGGTCAGCGTATGCGCCAACTCTTCGGGGGACATCGTGATGTCTACCAGTTCCCGCAACCAGTTTAATGAGATCCGCATTGACTTGAAAGACTTAGAAATAGATCGGCCTGACTCATTCTACTAGCTGGGTGCAGCGCGCGATCGCCCGGGAGCGGTCGAAGCACTCTAGCCGAACAAGCCACCTTTCCCGTTGGGCTTGATCGTGCGCCAGTTGGTGCGGGCCATTGCCAGTTGGCTGTCGGCAATGCGCGCCCCGGTGAGGTTGGCGCCGCAAAGATTGGTTTTGTGTAGGTTGGCGTTCATCAACGAGGCGTTACTCAAGTCGGCGCCGCGCAAGTCGGCCCCGGCGAGGTTGGCGTTGACCAGATAGGCTTTACTGAGATTCGCATCTCTGAGGTTGGCTTGCAGTAAGGAAGCGCGACCGAAGTTCGCGTTAAAGAGGTTAGCTTCTTGCAAGTTGATCCGATTCATTTTGGCGTCGTAGAAGTTCGACCCCGAGAGGTTGGCTTTGGCGAGGTTGAGTCCGACTAAATCGCTGTCGGCAAAATCCCGGCGCCCCTTGGTGTAGGCGAGGCGAACTCCGGAGGCATCGAGTTTTTCTGGGTTCGAGGAACCCTGACGGAACAGGGTTTGAGTTCGCATTCCCGTCGGGTCGGAATTGGCGATCGTGTGGCCGCGATTGAGTTCGGTGCGCGGGTCGCGCTGACCGGGGCGCGGTTTTTTGCCTTTGCGGGCGCGCAGTAGCTGCACTTGGCTGACTACGGGAGAGACCCAAGCGGAACTGCCCCCCTGGTCGAGTTCGGTGTCTTCGTCCGTAGGGGACGATCGCCCCCGTCCTTGACTGCTGAGGCTGCCGGAGAGGTCGTCGTCGGACTGTTGGCGGTGCAGTTCGCGCAAGGCTTGTTCGGCGTTGCCGAAGCGATCGCGCACCGAGGCGGCGAGCATTCGATCGAGTAGGGCGGCGAGGCGATCGCTGACGTAAACGTGGGGGCGCCAGATCAGTTCCCCGCTCATCGGATCGTAGCCGAAGTGCTTGGGAGATTTTCCGGTGAGTAAGTAGAGGCAGGTGGCGCCGACGGCGTAAATATCGCTAGCGTACACCGGACGTTGTGCCATTTGTTCTTGAGGGGCGAAGCCGGGAGTGCCGATCGCGAAGGAGGTGAAAATCGTATCTCCGGTAGAGTTCGCATTGAGCATCGCGGTCTGACTGACTTTATCTTTGACGGCCCCAAAGTCAATTAAAACGAGCTTGCGATCGATATCTCGTCGGATGATATTGGCGGGTTTAATATCGCGGTGAATGACTTCGTTATCGTGCAAGTATTTCACCAATGGCAAAATTTGTTCGAGAAATTCCCGAACTTGCTGTTCGCTAAAGGTTCCCTGTTTTTTAACTTCTTGTTTTAAGGTTTTGCCACTGACATATTCTTGAACGAGATAAAATTGATTGTCACTTTCAAAATAATCGAGCAAGCGAGGAACTTGTGGATGATCGCCAATTCTGCCCAGGGTTTCGGCTTCTCGTTTGAATAATTTCCGAGCCATATCGAGAACGTTGGGCGAGGTCGAAGCGGGGCGTAATTGCTTGATCACGCAAATTGGTTTCCCCGGTAAGGCTTGGTCCATCGCGATAAAGGTGGCTCCAAAACCCCCTTGACCTAATGCTTCGACAATGCGATAGCGATCGCGAAGTAGGAGTTTGGAACCGCAGCCCTGACAGCGCGTGGCCCGGTCGGAGTTATTCGGATTGGGACAGTCGGGATTGACACAATAGCTCATTAAACTTCACCCGGATTGTGCGAAAGCTGTTTGACAGCTCATTAGTCGGTTAACGTAGATGCCAAACCAAGATTGGCTTCCCACATGGCAATTCAAATCACAGTACACTTATTCCCTACATTAGAGGATTTAAGAGCGCTTGAGGGAAATTGCAGTAGAAATCCCTTGAAGTGTTGCCAAAGTTACTTTTCTTTTCCTTAAAGTCTCAGTAAATCATTCGGCTTTCAATTTGCCACTGGCTTTACCCAAGGATGTCCTTATCGATATCATTCCCAAAAGGTCGGTTAAATGAACGAAAGACAAGGGGAATTCCGATTTTTTTAACTAATTCTCGGTCGGATTGGTGCCATTTTGCCCGATCGCCTGCGGTCTCATTCGATCGTCGCGATCGCACAATTGCCCGGAGATCGAAAGCGATCGCGCTCGGATCTGGGGAGCCAACCGTCCCGATACTTCATTTTTTCCTAAAATAATCGAAAGCGCCGTGATTTCCCTCAACTTTAGCGATCGCCATTTCAAACGATCGCCTCACCCCCCGGACGATCGTCACGCACGGTTTACCTTGGGTGGGGTTCGACCTCAAGTTACAAAATCTCAATTTACAAAATTTACGCACGACTCGAACGAGGGGTGAAAACCAGCAATTCCCCCCGACCCCGACGGGCGATCGCCGTCGAACTTTTATTCTCTCCCCAATATTTTAAATTTCCCCGCCCGGGAGTGTAAAGCCTTAGCAAAAGTGAGGCTCGGATGTCGAGGGAAACGGGGAAATTTATGGCATTTTTTGACAAAAAAGAGCATCTAGCGAGGTCGGAGGCGCGATCGCACCCCCCAACCCCACCACACTACGGCGACAGTCGCCACATCTTGATCGTGTCGTCGAAGCTGCCACTGATCAGGGTATTGCCCCGACCCACAAACGCCACTTCTACCCAATCAGAATGCCCCTTGAGAGTGCCGATTTCCTCGCCACCGGGCAAACTCCACAGTTTGATCGTTCCGCCCAAATCGCCGCTCGCGAGGCTCTTACCGTTGGGACTGAACGCCACGGAATGGACCTGTTCGTTATGTCCTTTCAACGTATTCAAGCGCAAGCCACTGTCTATATCCCACAGTTCGATCGTCTTGTCCCAACTGCCACTCGCCAGGGTCTGCCCGTCGGGAGAAATTGCCACGGACCAGACCGCATCGGCGTGTCCCACCAGGGTCCGCATCAATTTACCCGTGCGCCATTTCCACAGCTTGATCGTACCGTCACTGCTGCCACTGGCGAGCAGTTGACCGTCCGGCGAGAAGGTCACCGATTGAACTTCCTGAGAATGACCGACAAAGGTACGCTCTAAACGGCTCGCCGCATGTCCGTAGGCACTCGATCGCACCCGCCAGACTTTAACGCTCTTGTCAAAAGACCCACTGGCGAGAAAATCGCCTTCGGGACTGAAGCTTAAAGAAAAGACCCCGGCGCCGTGTCCTTTGAGGGTATCGAGCAGTTCTCCCGTTTTTAAATCCCAAATCTTGATCGTTTTGTCCGCACTGCCACTGGCGAGGAACTGACCGTCGGGAGAGATCGCCAACGACCAGACCGGATCGAAGTGACCGCCGAGAATGCGAGTGGGAACGCGCACGTTGTCGGTGCCGACTTTCCACAGGTGAATCGTCCCGTCGGTACTGCCACTGGCGATCGTTTTGCCGTCGGGACTGACGGCGACGGACCACACCGGACCGGAGGAGATCGCCAAAGTCCGCATCGGCTGGGTATCTTGGGGGAAGCTCGGCGAGTAATCGGGAATTGCCGTGGGCAGTTTGTAAGTCAACTCCGGCGCTTCGAGGGTTCGCGGCTCCATTTTGAGCGCGGGTTGCACCACCGGACCGGGGAGACCGTGAC from Oxynema aestuarii AP17 harbors:
- a CDS encoding AAA family ATPase, translating into MAIAELDRTTINPGQPTIREVKIRGFKSIYSATLELGRVNCFIGANGAGKSNLLEALGVLGAAANGVVDDESLLRRGVRAGLPRLYKSSFATDRTPAHIAIGVTGSNNEAYRVSLLNPLDSPEPAWSYKTEVLSDGYEEILSDGIRNKKNLNPKAGLAALQLVDLAPNNAAAQLMQRLQEFAIYCPNTPTLRGIVPDQQSRLPLGLSGGLLAEGFAALRQHLEGRGQEGEEILDRVLELIDWVADIQTTSYGTNLLSPKVPRTKLLLKFSDRFMNQSRNELTAYDASEGALYVIFAAVLCLLPQAPRLLAIDNLDQALNPRLLVRLISRLSGWLQDHDSDRQLLLTVHNPAALDGLDLLDSEVRLFVVERNSNGQTCIRRLTLTPELTKLNQQYPLSRLWIMGHLGAVPNV
- a CDS encoding YciI family protein, whose protein sequence is MTIKINIKMPKYVMWGSYCDRVLEKREPFRQAHLAGIKQQKEAGLIVTIGPTADLSKVFAIYDAPDAETVRRAIESDPYWQHGIWTEYEVKEWIQAF
- the pheT gene encoding phenylalanine--tRNA ligase subunit beta produces the protein MRISLNWLRELVDITMSPEELAHTLTMAGFEVEEIEDRRRWADGVVVGKVVTCDRHPDADKLSVCQVDVGAGDLLNIVCGAPNVKAGIYVPVATVGTYLPTIDLKIKKAKLRGVPSAGMICSLAEVGLAKESAGIHIFSGDPLEVGSDARPLLGLDDVILDLTSTANRADALSMVGVAREVVALTGAPLRLPAVDVRAFPTGDESLKVEVSESQACPAYIGTAIASVKIGPSPAWLQQRLEAAGVRPINNVVDVTNYVLLEWGQPLHAFDRAKLEQVAGGDALTIGVRFARADESLKTLDGQQRTLKPESLVITANDAAVALAGVMGGEETEVDENTENLVLEAALFDSAAIRRSARSQGLRSESSARYERGVNQAELEMACRRAIALIEELAGGEVLSQAQADARGDRTQWSRAIALRLDRVNHVLGPIRQGDGTGQLDGDTVERILTALGCTLEADGDSQTWTVTVPPYRARDLEREIDLIEEIARLYGYDNFCATLPNQSACGDLTVPQQVLRELRAALRAAGLTELMHYSLVKATDETQIALHNPLFVEYSALRTEMLSAMVDAFVYNLEQGNGPLNGFEIGRVFWKSEEGSHEKEAIAGMMGGDPSRGRWVRGGRERGMSWYEAKGMLESACDRLGLALDYRPFNQGDRGLHPLFAEYCQTHLHPGRTASIWLWGKAIGVFGQLHPQVRQDRDLPEEVYVFQMDLDPIVQALSKQIGGQKFVAFSPYPASGRDLAFFSPVELSVAQLAKVMQKAGGSLLESVDLFDEYRGQNVPEGQRSLAFRLIYRGGDRTLTDEEVEKTHQKVRDLLVKQFEVSLRS
- a CDS encoding serine/threonine-protein kinase produces the protein MSYCVNPDCPNPNNSDRATRCQGCGSKLLLRDRYRIVEALGQGGFGATFIAMDQALPGKPICVIKQLRPASTSPNVLDMARKLFKREAETLGRIGDHPQVPRLLDYFESDNQFYLVQEYVSGKTLKQEVKKQGTFSEQQVREFLEQILPLVKYLHDNEVIHRDIKPANIIRRDIDRKLVLIDFGAVKDKVSQTAMLNANSTGDTIFTSFAIGTPGFAPQEQMAQRPVYASDIYAVGATCLYLLTGKSPKHFGYDPMSGELIWRPHVYVSDRLAALLDRMLAASVRDRFGNAEQALRELHRQQSDDDLSGSLSSQGRGRSSPTDEDTELDQGGSSAWVSPVVSQVQLLRARKGKKPRPGQRDPRTELNRGHTIANSDPTGMRTQTLFRQGSSNPEKLDASGVRLAYTKGRRDFADSDLVGLNLAKANLSGSNFYDAKMNRINLQEANLFNANFGRASLLQANLRDANLSKAYLVNANLAGADLRGADLSNASLMNANLHKTNLCGANLTGARIADSQLAMARTNWRTIKPNGKGGLFG
- a CDS encoding serine/threonine-protein kinase; the encoded protein is MTHCINPDCQNSNNPYHAEFCESCGEQLLLKNRYRAIECLGRGKFGQTFLALDEDKPSKPRCVIKQQFDPASGGGDRANANAKSSFSLLFAQAAEKLDELGRHPQIPQLLACFEQDGDRYLIQEYIGGETLASELAEKGVFDENKIRQLLKDILPVLQFIHDRQLIHRDIKPENLIRRESDGRIVLVDFGSIEVPTGLTALKAGDRPYGSAEYAAPEQTHGKAVYSSDLYSLGATCLHLMTGLSPFDLFEIEAEEWVWPDYLQQGVSHHLGRILDQLVERNPKQRYQTAGEVLQALDRPNLGSFVPPQKTRVATAVGGAAIALVSLFFSHGLPGPVVQPALKMEPRTLEAPELTYKLPTAIPDYSPSFPQDTQPMRTLAISSGPVWSVAVSPDGKTIASGSTDGTIHLWKVGTDNVRVPTRILGGHFDPVWSLAISPDGQFLASGSADKTIKIWDLKTGELLDTLKGHGAGVFSLSFSPEGDFLASGSFDKSVKVWRVRSSAYGHAASRLERTFVGHSQEVQSVTFSPDGQLLASGSSDGTIKLWKWRTGKLMRTLVGHADAVWSVAISPDGQTLASGSWDKTIELWDIDSGLRLNTLKGHNEQVHSVAFSPNGKSLASGDLGGTIKLWSLPGGEEIGTLKGHSDWVEVAFVGRGNTLISGSFDDTIKMWRLSP